The Xiphophorus hellerii strain 12219 chromosome 7, Xiphophorus_hellerii-4.1, whole genome shotgun sequence nucleotide sequence AGCAGATCACACTTGTAAACCTGGAATGGATTGTTCAAAGGACTCTAATCAGTGTTATAAATctatttgatttaaatcaacCGTGGTGACCAGTGCaatattttcccttttcaaTTTCTTGAAAAACCCTTTCAAGTcctttcaaaaatgtatttatgcaaTTTGGAGACGAGTTCATGCAAAACGACCTACAAATGAGAATATAACAGTGAAGTTAATAAAGCTAACAATAAGCTACTTGGAAGGAACACCACAGGCAGgctctgtcagaaaaaaaatcagttggAAGTTCTACACAGGATACTGAATAGCAGAAGGTGAAGTGTGGTAGAAAGGTGGACATTGAACTCAAGCTTTAATGTGTAATCTCAATGAATCCAAAGAAAAGCTAACAATAGCTAGTATACTAGCAGTAGCTGTCTTTAGCAATTACGTCAATATTAGCATATTCGCCCTTTTAACTGGAAACCCctgcaaagacaaaataaaacctagAATCTGACTGAACGTCAATTTCATCTGTGGTTTAAAAAATGATAAGAGCTACAATAATTACCAGAATTTATAATGAGCCAAACACTAAGTTTTAATGGGTGGTTcccttgttttatttcaaatgcaatAAAAGATTTCAAGTTTACATAATGCATAATTCTGTGTTCAGTAGTTTTTCTTCTAGCATGAAACTGATGCAATTTTACTTAAAGAGCTCAGTCTTGTTGAAAGTGTGCGATTAGAAGTCAGAAAAATTATCCAAAACTATTTAGAAAGTTGGAGCACCTgcagaaaatgtagaaatacaCAATTCTGCTTGCAGATCACTAGGAAAAAATACACTCAGTACTTTTGTTAGGATAGTGAGAGAAATTTATTTGCAAGTTCcttattaaaatttattcatattttgctgaaaaatgtaaaaaaaaatcagtatggCTGATGGTTCAGCCGTACTGCATTGAAAATACTGTTTCTAACAGCCAcaattgacttttttgttttagtggattattctaaaaaaaataaaataaaaaaattttttcagcttttttaatCTTTCCCATTAAATGAGAATTTCCTATTaccaaaaataactgaaattcAACCTGTTTTCTAAAATGATCTGGCTCTgtttaaacacataaaatgaCATCTTAATAAAGAAGTCCGTTTCCTGCGTTCTAACCCTCACACTCGTCATCGTCCGTGGTCTGGTAAATGAGCTGGTTCCTGCGTTTGATTATCGGAGTCGTGTTCCTGCTTCCCGCTTCGCCGCTGCTCCGCTTCAGGATGCGAGCGGCGGCCTCCTCGTCACCGCACCGTCCTTCCTGTTCGCCCTCTGGCTGAGCGGGAAGAGCTCTGGGGGTAGAGTGGGAGGGGGGGGGCAGGTCCATTAGGACAGAGGGGGAGATGGTAGATTTGGGCTCTGGCAGGACCATCCGACTGGGGGTGTGGGTATCTGAGGGCAGGTCCGCCTTTGctcctttctcctcctcctcttcccacTCGTCTTCGATGGTGATCTCATCAGggttaaaagaactggacaaccCTGAAGTATCCGTTGGATAATCGCTGGGTTCATCTAGACTTTCATCCTCGTCCTCCCTGGTGGCGCTCTGGGACCTGCCTGCGTCGTCGCCTCTCTGTCCGACCTTACAGTAGATGTCTGTGAGGCCCAGCTTGGTGCAGAGCTCTGTCGTTTGTGGGTTGGTGTTGTAGCTCGGGGGGGCGTGTGGCTGGGGGTGGCCGGGGTCGTACGGCAGGACGGTACGGCTGAAGTTGTCTGGAATGCTGAGTTCCCCGCTGAGATCCTCCATCACCTGCATCATATCCGCCTCCGAAGCTCTGAAGTCCCACCTGACGGTTACAGACAACCCACAGCAGCGTCAGGGGAAACCACTGTTCACGACCAACGAAATCACAAATTCTTGAATTCTTTTGCTTGCGATAAGAGTGAGAATTTATCCTCAGTAGCAGTtttcacactgaagagtgttttTGTTGGTGTGATCCCTAAAAATTATTGGATTTTTGAGGTTCTAATCAGTCAGTTGAGCTAAAAATGCTGCAGTTTAACTCAACAGTTTCTCTGCAAATGTCAAAGCTACATgtatttgttaataaaaaaaaaaaaaaagtttaagctCACTGTATGCTGAGATTCATTTAGATTGAGTGTATATCGTGTCTTTTTTCTTGGGAACCTTTGCGTACCGTTCGTGCAAGCCGTTGTTCTCTGGCGGGTTCCAGCGCTGAGGAGTGGTCACCTGTAAACTGTTGGTGGCTTTCAGAACAGCAAACCACTCTGGGTCATATTCCAGACCTTCAGATGAACTCGATCTGTCTGGAATATCAACAATCTGAAAGATACAAAGATATactgtgaacacacacacgtATGAAACAGCATAGTATCTATGAAGAAGACTTCCTCTGACCTGCAAAAACTCTCTGTAGGGGAGACATTTATCCAGAGACAGGAACTTGGTGACACGTGGGGCTGCGTTACCCTTAGGCTACGAAGACGAGAACcaagttagtttttgttttcgTTTCTTTTAAAACTGAGCCATATTCCACCTGGAGAGGCTGAGACACTTACTGGATGCTGCATGAGAGCAGCAAACTTTACATGGAGATGTGCAGAGAACCAGTAGCTGGGCTGCAGATGGGCCAGCAGCTCCTCAGCAGCCGGACTTCCCAGTGTGTTGGTCTCCACTTCCGACCGCAGGAACTTCTTCTTCCGCAACAGATCCTCCGTGTTTCCATAGTGGTAGATTCTTCGAGGCCAGTCATGGCTCATGAAAATATCTATGGGCatctggatctttttttttttttttttttttgaaacagtAATTTAccaataagacaaaaaaaaaaccacaacaaaaaacaatatgcAATTCATAtctaagcctgtcacaataagcaaggaatcagttaatcacataataagctgagacttcataatccattttatttatggttttagttttctatgttttttttttttaaatttctgttctacttattgtttttggtcgtcatgttttactgtggatattaaaaaaaatcttccagttccagagttcttttcaaaattgaagtggcagtattatgtgtctTCCAGGCATATAGAGCCATTTTATACCACactcaagtaactatgttaacttgagctgttattaaaattaagtgtatatcaaatatgatttaaaaagaaatttgactacctaatttaacaccttgaaattgggcctctgtgtctttaaaaactcctgctctttctgaaactccaccttcagaaagtcatcacaacatggctcctctattaaaccTTTAGCAAAGcttttttaccagcgttgaactgagaagtagctcctataatgagctcagcagatgtgacgttccaccaggtgtttgctaattgctgctggctagtttaTAGGAGCTGTGTGCTCCTTCAGAGTAGCTGTTGTGGGAGAGGAGGAAGCTCAGAAGCCTGGAAATTGCAGGAACTTCATGCTCGAAGAcagagctaggtccacccaggcgttttgcacagccgaaaggttgccatggagatgaaaagATTGATGCATGAAATAATCCAGGCAACATGTatgcttttgatgaggaaataaaattcTAACATGATATGAAACTCAAATaagtaaattttacaaaacactgcACCTTTAAAGTTTATTGCCCATCGAGAGAGTGAATTTGAATTATGCCGTCATCGatacattacttgaaaatggtctcaaaacaacaatattagcGTTGATCGCAATAACGTCTGGGACAATTTGTCaaccagcaaaatgtgttattgtgacagacctgTTCATATCTGAAGGATTTGCAGCTGAACATTAGATCTTGATGTACCTGTTTCAGTTTAAACACCTCCATATTCCTGATGTGGTACA carries:
- the dbr1 gene encoding lariat debranching enzyme; the protein is MKIAVEGCCHGELDKIYETIEYLEKKESLKVDLLLCCGDFQAVRNEGDLKCMAVPAKYRTMQTFYKYYSGEKKAPVLTIFIGGNHEASNHLQELPYGGWVAPNIYYLGYAGVVRYKGIRIGGLSGIYKSHDYRKGHHEFPPYNPETLRSVYHIRNMEVFKLKQIQMPIDIFMSHDWPRRIYHYGNTEDLLRKKKFLRSEVETNTLGSPAAEELLAHLQPSYWFSAHLHVKFAALMQHPPKGNAAPRVTKFLSLDKCLPYREFLQIVDIPDRSSSSEGLEYDPEWFAVLKATNSLQVTTPQRWNPPENNGLHERWDFRASEADMMQVMEDLSGELSIPDNFSRTVLPYDPGHPQPHAPPSYNTNPQTTELCTKLGLTDIYCKVGQRGDDAGRSQSATREDEDESLDEPSDYPTDTSGLSSSFNPDEITIEDEWEEEEEKGAKADLPSDTHTPSRMVLPEPKSTISPSVLMDLPPPSHSTPRALPAQPEGEQEGRCGDEEAAARILKRSSGEAGSRNTTPIIKRRNQLIYQTTDDDECEG